One Methanococcus aeolicus Nankai-3 DNA segment encodes these proteins:
- the pssA gene encoding CDP-diacylglycerol--serine O-phosphatidyltransferase yields MFKIRKIITISDYVTAINIILGLCAIIFHDFRFIYASIVFDALDGFVARKTNTVSDFGAELDSICDVVSFGVAPAYLLYYYFNSPFVLVASLIFLVCGAFRLARFGVLDVKYFIGLPIPAGALILAIICEFFINYNNYIVNYGISENIINIVVSILGVIFGVLMISDISYPKYPNKIMMGIFGVSLILSMFGIFEPLGICAVCYVIYGLFKNENVQ; encoded by the coding sequence ATGTTTAAAATTCGTAAAATTATAACTATATCCGATTATGTAACGGCAATAAATATTATTTTAGGACTATGTGCAATAATATTTCATGATTTTAGATTTATATATGCTTCAATAGTATTTGATGCATTAGATGGATTCGTAGCAAGAAAAACAAACACGGTTTCAGATTTTGGTGCTGAATTGGATAGTATTTGTGATGTGGTTAGTTTTGGGGTAGCTCCTGCCTATTTACTGTATTATTATTTCAATAGTCCATTTGTGTTGGTTGCCTCATTAATTTTCCTTGTGTGTGGAGCTTTTAGGTTGGCGAGATTTGGTGTGCTTGATGTTAAATACTTTATAGGACTTCCAATTCCTGCGGGAGCTTTAATTTTGGCCATTATTTGTGAATTTTTCATAAATTATAATAATTATATTGTAAATTATGGCATTTCTGAAAATATAATTAATATTGTTGTATCAATTTTAGGTGTGATTTTCGGAGTTCTAATGATAAGTGATATTAGCTATCCCAAATATCCAAACAAAATAATGATGGGAATTTTTGGGGTATCTTTAATATTAAGTATGTTTGGAATATTTGAACCACTTGGAATTTGTGCTGTTTGTTATGTAATTTATGGATTGTTTAAAAATGAAAATGTTCAATAA
- the taw3 gene encoding tRNA(Phe) 7-((3-amino-3-carboxypropyl)-4-demethylwyosine(37)-N(4))-methyltransferase Taw3: MFKEDKKRTLNKLNEAIKNNFVDKGVMYIVDKINEKENYYTTSSCIGRCGIMEFPKNKTPKIFSKWLGKWHHYATNEELFDAMANKSEEFKNIIFIMNSPILHIASKDMECAKKLLECAYHNGLKASSIKSINKRRIIVEIMTTNKVDAPIGIDGKIVVDDEYLKVLLKIGNEKLKLSRDGIYRFYEKLDTI; the protein is encoded by the coding sequence ATGTTTAAAGAAGATAAAAAAAGAACGCTAAATAAATTAAATGAGGCCATAAAAAATAATTTTGTGGATAAAGGCGTAATGTACATAGTAGATAAAATTAACGAAAAAGAGAATTACTATACAACAAGTAGCTGTATTGGTAGATGCGGAATAATGGAATTTCCAAAAAATAAAACTCCAAAAATATTCTCAAAATGGCTTGGAAAATGGCATCATTATGCCACCAATGAGGAACTATTTGATGCCATGGCAAATAAATCGGAGGAATTTAAAAATATAATATTTATTATGAACTCCCCCATATTACATATAGCTTCAAAAGATATGGAATGTGCCAAAAAACTACTTGAATGTGCATACCACAACGGATTAAAGGCGTCGTCTATAAAATCAATAAATAAAAGGAGAATTATTGTAGAAATAATGACTACCAATAAAGTAGATGCCCCAATTGGAATTGATGGAAAAATTGTTGTAGATGATGAATATTTAAAAGTACTATTGAAAATAGGAAATGAAAAACTTAAATTATCCAGAGACGGAATATATAGATTTTATGAAAAATTGGATACCATATAA
- a CDS encoding MFS transporter yields the protein MNNPKKPKKEYFGIDKDVLLLTTVSFINDLSSEMIMPILPLFITSLGGSSVVVGLIGGLKDSISSILKVISGYYSDKTGRRKVFVFAGYLTSSIFKLLLSFSTTWFGVLFFSAFERVGKGVRTAPRDAIISDLMAEKRGMGFGIQRAGDTFGAILGSVGVLILFWYLYYDFREIILISASLSFLALVPLYFLKEKKKIKRQNLSLKIGLKNLSTPLKLFILISGIFTLANFSYMFYILKAQTIFTGRLAIGAPIILYILFNIFYGIFALPFGVLSDKIGRKKVIIFGYLIYAITAFGFALFNSLNYFIILFALYGISYAIIEGNQRAYVSDLSSEYIRGTALGTFHTIVGLMALPSSLIAGYLWSIDPNIPFIYGGIVALISSMLFIIFAIKFKLS from the coding sequence ATGAACAACCCCAAAAAACCCAAAAAAGAATATTTTGGAATTGATAAAGATGTTTTATTACTTACCACAGTTAGTTTTATAAATGATTTAAGTAGTGAAATGATTATGCCAATTCTTCCATTATTTATAACTTCATTGGGGGGTTCAAGTGTAGTTGTTGGTCTAATAGGGGGATTAAAAGATAGTATATCAAGTATTTTAAAGGTAATATCTGGATATTATTCTGATAAAACAGGCAGGAGAAAAGTTTTTGTTTTTGCAGGTTATTTAACCTCATCCATTTTTAAATTATTACTTTCATTTTCAACTACTTGGTTTGGAGTTTTATTTTTTTCGGCATTTGAAAGGGTTGGAAAAGGTGTAAGAACAGCCCCACGAGATGCCATTATATCAGATTTAATGGCCGAAAAAAGAGGAATGGGATTTGGAATTCAACGGGCAGGAGATACATTTGGGGCAATACTTGGGTCTGTGGGCGTACTCATACTTTTCTGGTACTTATATTATGATTTTAGGGAAATTATATTAATATCGGCGTCCCTTTCATTTTTAGCACTGGTTCCTCTTTATTTTCTTAAAGAGAAAAAAAAGATTAAAAGGCAAAATTTATCGCTAAAAATAGGTTTAAAAAATTTATCAACTCCATTAAAACTATTTATATTGATATCTGGTATATTTACATTGGCCAATTTTAGTTATATGTTTTATATCCTAAAAGCCCAGACAATTTTTACTGGTCGGTTGGCTATCGGAGCTCCCATAATATTATATATTTTGTTTAATATATTTTATGGCATATTTGCTCTTCCTTTTGGAGTTCTTTCGGATAAAATAGGGAGAAAAAAAGTTATTATTTTTGGATACCTCATATATGCCATAACTGCCTTTGGATTTGCATTATTTAATTCTTTAAATTATTTCATAATATTATTTGCACTATATGGAATATCCTATGCCATAATTGAAGGAAACCAGAGAGCTTATGTATCCGATTTATCATCAGAATATATAAGGGGAACTGCATTGGGAACATTTCATACCATTGTTGGTTTAATGGCATTGCCTTCAAGTTTAATAGCTGGGTATTTATGGAGTATCGACCCCAACATACCTTTTATATATGGGGGAATTGTGGCATTAATTTCAAGCATGTTATTTATAATATTTGCAATAAAGTTTAAGTTAAGTTAA